Proteins co-encoded in one Hymenobacter swuensis DY53 genomic window:
- a CDS encoding ABC transporter substrate-binding protein: protein MFCPPFIRRLRFALPILSLLTACQPDKPATTETDATHQVRDDLGRQLTVPTHPRRIMALAPSMTEMLYAVADTSTIVARTQVCDYPAAALRKPVINSYPLDLERLVALKPDIVFTTEGMTTPADAQRLQELGIPVYYQRYQKMEDIFRGLTDLGRLLDRPVPAKRVVDSLRTELVRITAQVPPQPLPRVLAITWTDPIYVYGQNTLFTNKILLAGGQNAVVEKFAQPYPALTREYILKLNPDVLIGGSFGKMDSTFFRLYPELKRINAYRNHRVYAATDDLMSRPSPRVVASVRELKQLLNSK, encoded by the coding sequence ATGTTCTGCCCGCCTTTTATTCGCCGCCTGCGGTTTGCGCTGCCGATTCTGTCCCTGCTGACTGCCTGCCAGCCCGATAAGCCTGCCACCACTGAAACCGATGCTACCCACCAAGTGCGCGACGACCTGGGCCGCCAGTTGACGGTGCCCACCCACCCGCGCCGCATTATGGCACTGGCCCCCTCGATGACGGAAATGCTGTATGCCGTGGCTGATACCAGTACGATTGTGGCCCGCACCCAGGTCTGCGACTACCCAGCGGCAGCCCTGCGCAAGCCCGTTATCAACAGCTACCCGCTGGATCTGGAGCGGCTGGTAGCCCTCAAGCCCGATATTGTTTTCACTACCGAAGGCATGACCACCCCAGCCGATGCGCAGCGGCTACAAGAGCTGGGTATTCCGGTGTACTACCAGCGCTATCAGAAAATGGAGGATATTTTTCGGGGCCTTACTGACCTGGGCCGGCTGCTGGACCGTCCGGTTCCGGCCAAAAGGGTAGTAGATTCCCTCCGTACCGAGCTAGTCCGGATTACGGCCCAGGTGCCTCCCCAGCCGCTGCCCCGCGTGCTGGCCATCACCTGGACCGACCCGATTTACGTGTACGGGCAGAATACTTTGTTCACCAACAAGATTCTGCTGGCCGGCGGCCAGAACGCCGTGGTGGAGAAATTCGCCCAGCCCTATCCGGCCCTCACCCGCGAGTATATCCTCAAGCTCAATCCTGATGTGCTGATTGGGGGCAGCTTCGGGAAAATGGACAGCACCTTTTTCAGGCTTTACCCCGAGCTCAAGCGCATCAACGCCTACCGGAACCACCGGGTGTACGCCGCCACCGATGACCTGATGTCGCGCCCTAGTCCCCGGGTGGTGGCCTCGGTGCGGGAGCTGAAACAGCTGTTAAATTCCAAATAG
- the rfaD gene encoding ADP-glyceromanno-heptose 6-epimerase, giving the protein MIVVTGAAGFIASCLVTRLNAANFNDIVVVDNFNVERKLANLKGKHLREYVDREEFFEWLDTHHEQVEFIFHLGARTDTTEQNRDVLNVLNLEYSQKMWQACCRYQLPLVYASSAATYGSGTLGYADDDALLPLLKPLNPYGDSKNDFDNWAVQQPEKPFFWAGLKFFNVYGPNEYHKNRMASVILHAFRQIQETGSMTLFRSHNPEYADGEQQRDFVYVKDVVEVCLFLMQTRRDSGIYNLGTGEARTFLDLTLGTFAALNRTADIRFRDTPEDIRDTYQYFTQADMSKLRRIGYDRPFTSLEAGIDDYVRNYLVPGHYY; this is encoded by the coding sequence ATGATCGTCGTTACCGGAGCCGCCGGCTTTATTGCCAGCTGTCTTGTCACCCGCCTCAATGCCGCCAACTTCAACGATATCGTGGTGGTGGATAATTTCAACGTCGAGCGCAAGCTGGCCAATCTGAAAGGCAAGCACCTGCGCGAATACGTGGACCGCGAGGAGTTTTTTGAGTGGCTGGATACCCACCACGAGCAGGTGGAATTCATTTTCCACCTTGGGGCCCGCACCGATACCACCGAGCAGAACCGCGACGTGCTGAACGTGCTGAACCTAGAGTACTCCCAGAAAATGTGGCAGGCCTGCTGCCGCTACCAGCTCCCGTTAGTATACGCCTCCTCGGCCGCCACCTACGGCTCGGGCACGTTGGGCTACGCTGATGACGACGCGCTGCTGCCGCTGCTCAAGCCCCTGAACCCCTACGGCGACTCCAAGAACGACTTCGATAACTGGGCAGTGCAGCAGCCCGAGAAACCGTTTTTCTGGGCGGGCCTGAAGTTCTTCAACGTGTACGGCCCTAACGAGTATCACAAGAACCGCATGGCTTCTGTGATTCTACACGCCTTCCGCCAGATTCAGGAAACCGGCTCCATGACGCTGTTCCGCTCCCATAACCCCGAGTACGCCGACGGCGAACAGCAGCGCGACTTCGTGTACGTGAAGGACGTGGTGGAAGTGTGCCTGTTCCTGATGCAGACGCGCCGCGACTCGGGTATCTATAACCTGGGTACCGGCGAGGCTCGCACTTTCCTCGACCTGACCCTGGGCACTTTTGCGGCCCTCAACCGCACCGCCGACATCCGCTTCCGCGATACGCCCGAGGACATTCGGGACACGTACCAGTACTTCACCCAGGCCGATATGAGCAAGCTGCGCCGCATCGGTTACGACCGGCCCTTCACCTCCCTGGAGGCCGGCATAGACGATTATGTGCGCAATTATCTTGTACCGGGCCACTACTACTAG
- a CDS encoding FAD/NAD(P)-binding protein — protein MQRKSITIIGGGFSGSMLAVQLARLAGNHPYPCDVHLVEPRPVPGPGLAYTARRPEYLLNVRSQFLSAFPDQPDHFQNWLRVTSQEVCEHGFCSRQSYGRYLQQLVSQLLEWPSMNGIRCYWHNQAARAVEVSPSGSSATVRLMDGTELPSTYVVLALGNFPPPYPTTSSTEYRAYPNYHGNPWAQGALRNIGTDDTVLLIGTGLTAVDILLGLQADGHQGLVTTVSGHGRWPAAHQFEGATYPDFYAADLAGVDTVLDVLRVLRRHVREAQKQGIDWRMVVDTLRPHLGQIWATWPQPEQARFLRHLAGIWSVLRHRSPPRNAAIVAAMFAEGQVQQAIGRVKNIEPAANGLVVTVQKGQQPVQQLTAQHVITCTGPLLDYSRIQESVVVGLRETGHLQPDALHLGIETDAHGALLNATGQASGVLFTLGPSRRPAYFESTAVPELRNQAVALAQELGQRLRVTVDAGI, from the coding sequence GTGCAACGTAAAAGCATAACGATTATCGGCGGTGGATTTTCGGGCTCGATGCTGGCCGTACAGCTGGCCCGGCTGGCCGGCAACCACCCCTACCCCTGCGACGTGCATCTGGTAGAACCGCGCCCCGTACCAGGCCCGGGTCTGGCCTATACCGCCCGGCGGCCCGAATATCTGCTGAATGTACGCAGCCAGTTTCTGAGTGCTTTTCCTGACCAGCCCGACCATTTTCAGAACTGGCTCCGTGTCACCAGCCAGGAAGTATGTGAGCACGGATTTTGCTCCCGGCAGAGCTACGGCCGGTACCTGCAGCAGCTGGTGAGCCAGCTACTGGAATGGCCTTCTATGAACGGCATCCGGTGCTACTGGCACAATCAGGCTGCGCGCGCCGTGGAGGTTTCCCCCAGCGGCTCGTCGGCCACGGTACGGCTGATGGATGGCACCGAACTGCCCAGCACCTATGTAGTTCTGGCGTTAGGCAACTTTCCGCCCCCCTATCCTACCACCAGCAGCACCGAGTATCGGGCGTACCCGAACTACCACGGCAACCCCTGGGCGCAGGGCGCGTTGCGCAATATCGGTACCGACGACACAGTGCTCCTAATTGGAACCGGCCTCACCGCCGTAGATATCCTTCTGGGCTTGCAGGCCGATGGCCATCAAGGCCTAGTGACTACTGTTTCGGGCCACGGCCGCTGGCCGGCAGCTCATCAATTTGAAGGAGCCACTTATCCTGATTTTTACGCGGCTGACCTGGCCGGAGTCGATACAGTACTGGACGTGCTACGTGTTCTGCGCCGTCACGTTCGGGAGGCGCAAAAGCAGGGCATCGACTGGCGCATGGTGGTGGATACCTTACGGCCGCATCTGGGGCAAATATGGGCGACCTGGCCGCAACCGGAGCAGGCGCGGTTTCTGCGGCATTTAGCGGGAATCTGGTCGGTACTGCGGCACCGCAGCCCCCCCCGCAACGCGGCTATTGTGGCCGCCATGTTTGCAGAAGGCCAGGTACAGCAGGCTATAGGGCGGGTAAAGAACATTGAGCCGGCGGCCAACGGACTGGTAGTTACCGTGCAGAAGGGCCAGCAGCCAGTACAACAACTGACGGCCCAGCACGTCATCACCTGCACCGGTCCGCTGCTGGATTACAGCCGGATTCAGGAATCAGTGGTGGTGGGCCTACGGGAGACAGGACACTTACAACCGGACGCCCTGCATCTGGGAATTGAAACCGATGCTCACGGCGCACTGCTGAACGCGACGGGGCAGGCCTCAGGGGTGCTTTTCACGCTGGGACCCAGTCGGCGGCCTGCTTATTTTGAGTCAACGGCAGTACCGGAACTGCGGAATCAGGCCGTTGCCCTGGCCCAGGAGCTCGGCCAGCGGCTACGAGTGACGGTTGACGCGGGAATATAA
- a CDS encoding zinc-binding dehydrogenase, which yields MQALVLTGIEQPAGLQEVLTPQPGPGQVQVLLHAAALNHRDVWIQKGQYAGLKFPIILGSDGAGVVTALGAGVDASLLEQAVIINPGSNWGPNPAAQGREFQILGLPQDGTFAEYVCVPAEYVRAKPAHLSFEEAASLPLGGVTAYRATFTRANLQPGERVLISGVGGGVALLALQMAVAVGAEVWVTSGSEEKIARAVALGAKGGISYKTEKWPASLLKQAGGGFDVLVDSAAGPGFNDLVDAANPGGRIVFYGATQGDIPDVAARKIFWKQLSVLGSTMGTPQDFAAMVSLVEQYALQPVIDEVFPLAEGEKALKKMAEGLQFGKLVLKIKA from the coding sequence ATGCAAGCTTTGGTATTGACCGGCATCGAGCAGCCCGCCGGCCTGCAGGAAGTTCTCACGCCCCAGCCCGGCCCCGGTCAGGTGCAGGTGCTCCTCCACGCTGCCGCCCTCAACCACCGCGACGTCTGGATTCAGAAGGGCCAGTACGCCGGCCTGAAATTCCCCATCATCCTCGGTTCCGATGGGGCCGGCGTTGTAACAGCCCTGGGTGCCGGCGTGGATGCCAGCTTGCTCGAACAGGCCGTTATCATCAATCCCGGCAGCAACTGGGGCCCCAACCCTGCCGCGCAGGGCCGCGAGTTCCAAATTCTGGGGCTGCCCCAGGACGGTACGTTTGCGGAGTACGTGTGCGTGCCCGCTGAGTACGTGCGCGCCAAGCCCGCGCACCTAAGCTTTGAGGAAGCCGCCTCCCTGCCCCTGGGCGGCGTTACGGCGTACCGTGCCACCTTCACGCGGGCCAACCTGCAGCCCGGTGAGCGGGTGCTCATCAGCGGCGTAGGGGGTGGCGTGGCGCTGCTGGCCCTGCAGATGGCGGTGGCGGTGGGCGCAGAAGTCTGGGTAACTTCCGGCTCCGAGGAGAAAATTGCCCGCGCCGTAGCACTCGGGGCCAAAGGTGGTATTAGCTACAAGACCGAAAAATGGCCTGCCTCCCTCCTCAAACAAGCCGGTGGAGGCTTCGATGTGCTGGTGGATAGCGCGGCCGGTCCCGGCTTCAACGATTTGGTAGACGCCGCCAACCCCGGTGGCCGCATTGTGTTCTATGGGGCTACGCAGGGGGATATACCTGACGTGGCTGCCCGCAAAATCTTCTGGAAGCAACTGTCGGTACTGGGCTCAACCATGGGCACGCCCCAGGATTTTGCGGCTATGGTCAGCCTAGTTGAGCAGTACGCTCTGCAACCGGTTATCGACGAAGTGTTTCCGCTGGCGGAAGGTGAAAAAGCCCTGAAGAAGATGGCGGAAGGGCTGCAGTTTGGGAAGTTGGTGCTAAAAATAAAGGCGTAG
- a CDS encoding thiol-disulfide oxidoreductase DCC family protein, translating to MSNAPAIILFDGVCNLCNGFVQFVIQHDAAGRFRFAALQSAAGQELLRQHQLPAPTEPDSVVLLMEGQAYIHSAAALHILRGLAGGWRWLAQVGLWVPRPLRDAAYRFIARHRYRWFGRQDACWLPTPELRARFI from the coding sequence ATGTCCAACGCGCCGGCCATTATTCTCTTCGACGGGGTGTGCAACCTGTGCAACGGCTTCGTCCAGTTCGTAATTCAGCATGATGCCGCCGGCCGTTTTCGGTTTGCGGCCTTGCAGTCGGCAGCGGGGCAGGAGTTGTTGCGGCAGCATCAACTGCCGGCCCCCACCGAGCCGGATTCGGTAGTGCTGCTGATGGAGGGGCAGGCGTATATCCATTCGGCGGCAGCCCTGCATATTCTGCGCGGTTTAGCCGGCGGCTGGCGGTGGCTGGCGCAAGTGGGGCTGTGGGTGCCTCGCCCTTTGCGCGACGCGGCCTACCGCTTCATTGCCCGGCACCGCTACCGTTGGTTTGGCCGGCAGGATGCCTGCTGGCTACCTACCCCCGAGCTACGAGCCCGGTTTATCTGA
- a CDS encoding Dph6-related ATP pyrophosphatase gives MAIPSLVNWSGGKDSALALYYALRDPTLHVTDLLTSVNAHYGRVSMHGVRVRLLEEQVRRIGLPLTRLELPEMPDMAQYEEQMRATLAPLQAKGIRRAVFGDIYLEDLRRYREEQLARIGLEAVFPLWQRPNAELLREYLELGFRAVVVCVNEKYLDQSFCGRELNADFLRDLPPGVDSCGENGEYHSFVFDAPYFSSPVPFERGEIVRRTYSAPPSTTACSTTTTTEPAPDPFATGFWYCDLLPVPDSLS, from the coding sequence ATGGCAATACCCTCTCTTGTGAACTGGAGCGGCGGTAAAGATTCCGCTTTGGCCCTCTACTATGCCCTGCGCGACCCCACGCTCCATGTGACCGACCTCCTCACCAGCGTGAATGCCCATTACGGCCGCGTATCCATGCACGGGGTGCGCGTGCGTCTGCTGGAAGAGCAGGTACGCCGAATCGGGCTGCCGCTCACCCGGCTGGAGCTACCCGAAATGCCGGACATGGCCCAGTATGAGGAGCAGATGCGCGCTACCCTGGCACCCTTGCAGGCCAAAGGTATCCGGCGGGCTGTTTTCGGAGATATTTACCTGGAAGACCTGCGCCGCTACCGTGAAGAGCAACTGGCCCGCATTGGGCTGGAGGCTGTATTCCCACTTTGGCAGCGCCCGAATGCGGAGCTGTTACGCGAATACCTGGAACTGGGCTTTCGGGCCGTGGTGGTCTGCGTCAACGAAAAGTACCTCGACCAAAGCTTCTGCGGGCGGGAGCTGAACGCCGATTTTCTGCGCGACCTGCCGCCCGGTGTGGATAGTTGCGGCGAAAACGGCGAGTACCATAGCTTCGTGTTTGACGCGCCCTATTTCAGCAGCCCTGTTCCGTTCGAGCGCGGCGAAATTGTGCGGCGCACCTATTCGGCTCCTCCCAGTACCACCGCGTGCTCAACCACCACTACCACGGAGCCGGCTCCCGATCCGTTTGCCACGGGCTTCTGGTACTGCGACCTGCTGCCGGTTCCCGATTCATTGAGCTGA
- a CDS encoding DUF4126 family protein: MSKHRWQTLGLGTLAGFRSMTAPALLSSNLLTYRPHALAGSPLRYLQTPLVAHGLKLLAAGEMTADKLPQMPDRITPTALLGRAGAGALVGATLYKINHDSQWRGALLGGVAAIAGSYLSFFLRKKATEGSGLPGGLVGGLEDLLTVGSGLALTKGTHAGEPESRRWAL, from the coding sequence ATGAGCAAACATCGTTGGCAAACCCTGGGCCTGGGCACTCTGGCCGGTTTTCGGAGCATGACGGCTCCGGCCCTATTGAGCAGCAACCTGCTCACCTACCGGCCACATGCCCTAGCCGGCTCGCCGCTGCGCTATCTGCAAACGCCCCTGGTGGCGCACGGCCTCAAACTGCTGGCCGCCGGCGAAATGACCGCCGATAAGCTACCCCAGATGCCCGACCGCATCACGCCCACGGCCCTGTTGGGCCGGGCCGGGGCCGGGGCGTTGGTTGGTGCTACGCTCTACAAAATCAACCATGACAGCCAGTGGCGTGGTGCGCTGCTGGGCGGTGTGGCTGCCATTGCAGGCTCTTACCTGAGCTTCTTCCTGCGCAAGAAAGCTACCGAGGGCTCAGGGCTGCCCGGCGGATTGGTGGGTGGCCTGGAGGACCTCCTGACGGTGGGCTCTGGCCTGGCTCTTACCAAAGGCACCCACGCTGGCGAGCCGGAGTCGCGCCGCTGGGCACTGTGA
- a CDS encoding TonB-dependent receptor has product MLFTSSNLVLAQGVTTSAMKGLVLDSKGEPLPGATVVATHIPSGTQYGTATRDNGQYDLLNMRVGGPYELKISFVGAQTYSATGIQLALGKTFESRVQLSDGSQALGEVVVKGNRDGQINKDRTGASTNVNNTAIRTLPTISRSQEDFTRLTPQSSGLSFGGRNTLYNNFSLDGSIFNNSFGLDAPTPGGQTNSQPVSLDAIEQLEVSLAPYDVRQGGFTGAGINAVTKSGTNSFKGTVYTYLRNEKLIGEKVDDAKVTNPDLKFNQTGFALGGPIIQNKLFFFTNAEITRRDDPALTFRPAASAAEAQAALNGQAPGVSRVLESDLLAIRQRLQDVYGYDPGTYRDYTYRTSSDKFLVKLDWNINPKNTFSLRYNYLSSFREQGPHPIAIAPSSRVQGVNTLQYSNSGYTINNNLNSVVGELNSRIGEKFSNKAQLSFSAFRDFRELPDAKLFPQIDITKNGTTYVSVGTEQFSAENRLDQNITQFTDNLSYFAGAHVLTAGLTYERFAFVNDFNLQRYGYPFFGGLDVDRFFQVTDRSNPAFVDLNAIATTGATRRIKSVDVDVAQLGLYAQDEWTVTPAFKLTLGVRADMPIYNTEVAQNEQIANASFLNADGQPVQVDVTKFPSSKPLWSPRLGFNYSVEGSEYTTQLRGGTGIFTGRIPFVWISNQASNSQFDPGYTFQINGTARNFKFPQVWRSNLAVDQQLPGGVTATLEAIYSKDVNAAIHRNYNLVTPTERAAGADNRELYPTAGPRINPGFTGPDGQFSFLDAGVIVLENTKKGYQYSLTGQLKKDFANGLYLTTAYTYSRAKDVTSNPGEIAADAFQRNPVVGNANNPQLAYSDFGLQHRIIGAAGKRFAYANDRLATTLSFFFEAAQGNRFTYTYAGDMNRDGIPGNDLIFVPASQDQIRLVDITNGQGAVLVSAAQQWQQLAAYIRQDDYLNERRGQYAERNGNLSPWYTQLDAKLLQDFSLKLGEKKHTFQLSLDIQNLGNLISSDWGVRKLVANNRPIEFVGYQGTTNVPTYQFRGGSQTFLNNTDLNSRWRAQVGLRYILD; this is encoded by the coding sequence GTGCTTTTCACGAGTAGCAATCTGGTGCTGGCGCAGGGCGTCACTACTTCCGCCATGAAAGGGCTGGTGCTCGACAGCAAAGGCGAGCCGCTGCCCGGGGCTACCGTGGTGGCCACCCACATTCCCTCGGGGACGCAGTACGGCACTGCTACCCGCGACAATGGCCAATACGACCTGCTAAACATGCGGGTAGGTGGCCCTTACGAGTTGAAAATATCATTTGTGGGAGCGCAGACGTACTCGGCTACCGGTATTCAGCTGGCGCTGGGCAAAACGTTTGAAAGCCGCGTGCAGCTCTCCGACGGCTCGCAGGCCCTGGGCGAAGTGGTAGTGAAAGGCAACCGCGACGGGCAGATCAACAAGGACCGCACGGGGGCCTCGACCAACGTGAACAACACGGCCATCCGTACGCTGCCTACCATCAGCCGCTCGCAGGAGGACTTTACCCGCCTCACGCCCCAGAGCAGCGGCCTGAGCTTCGGGGGGCGCAATACGCTCTACAACAACTTCTCGCTCGACGGCTCCATCTTCAACAACTCCTTCGGGCTGGATGCCCCCACCCCGGGCGGCCAGACGAACTCGCAGCCGGTGAGCCTCGACGCCATTGAGCAGTTGGAAGTAAGCTTGGCTCCCTACGACGTGCGCCAAGGCGGCTTTACTGGCGCCGGCATCAACGCCGTGACCAAGAGCGGCACTAACTCCTTCAAGGGCACGGTATACACGTATCTGCGCAATGAGAAGCTCATTGGCGAAAAGGTAGACGACGCCAAAGTCACCAACCCCGACCTGAAGTTCAACCAGACCGGCTTTGCACTGGGTGGGCCGATCATCCAGAACAAGCTGTTCTTCTTTACCAACGCCGAAATTACCCGCCGCGACGATCCGGCCCTGACGTTCCGGCCCGCCGCCAGCGCCGCTGAGGCCCAGGCCGCCCTCAACGGCCAGGCCCCGGGCGTGAGCCGGGTGCTGGAAAGCGACCTGCTGGCCATCCGCCAGCGCCTGCAGGACGTGTACGGCTACGACCCCGGCACCTACCGCGACTACACCTACCGCACCAGCAGCGACAAATTTCTGGTGAAGTTGGACTGGAACATCAACCCCAAGAACACCTTCTCGCTGCGCTATAACTACCTGAGCAGCTTCCGCGAGCAGGGCCCCCACCCCATTGCCATTGCGCCGTCGTCGCGGGTGCAGGGCGTGAACACGCTGCAGTATTCCAACTCGGGCTACACCATCAACAACAACCTCAACTCGGTGGTGGGTGAGCTGAACTCGCGCATCGGGGAGAAATTCAGCAACAAGGCCCAGTTGAGCTTCTCGGCCTTCCGCGACTTCCGCGAACTGCCCGACGCCAAGCTGTTCCCGCAGATTGACATCACCAAAAACGGCACGACGTACGTGAGCGTAGGTACGGAGCAGTTTTCGGCCGAAAACCGCCTCGACCAGAACATCACCCAGTTTACGGATAACCTGAGCTATTTTGCCGGGGCCCACGTACTTACGGCCGGCCTCACGTATGAGCGGTTTGCCTTCGTGAACGACTTCAACCTGCAGCGCTACGGCTACCCCTTCTTCGGGGGGCTGGATGTGGACCGGTTCTTCCAGGTGACGGACCGCTCGAACCCCGCTTTCGTGGACCTGAACGCCATTGCCACCACTGGCGCAACCCGCCGCATCAAGTCGGTGGATGTGGACGTGGCCCAGCTGGGCCTGTACGCTCAGGACGAGTGGACCGTGACGCCGGCCTTCAAGCTGACGCTGGGCGTGCGCGCTGATATGCCCATCTACAACACCGAGGTGGCCCAGAACGAGCAGATTGCCAACGCCTCCTTCCTCAATGCCGACGGCCAGCCTGTGCAGGTAGACGTGACGAAGTTTCCCAGCAGCAAGCCGCTGTGGTCGCCGCGCCTGGGCTTCAACTACTCGGTGGAAGGCAGCGAGTACACCACGCAGCTGCGCGGCGGAACCGGCATTTTCACCGGCCGCATCCCGTTCGTGTGGATCAGCAACCAGGCCTCTAACTCTCAGTTCGACCCCGGCTACACGTTCCAGATCAACGGCACGGCCCGCAACTTCAAATTCCCGCAGGTGTGGCGCTCCAACCTGGCCGTGGACCAGCAGCTACCCGGCGGCGTAACGGCTACGCTGGAAGCCATCTACTCCAAGGACGTCAATGCCGCCATTCACCGCAACTACAACTTAGTGACGCCTACGGAGCGCGCTGCCGGTGCCGATAACCGGGAGCTGTACCCCACGGCCGGCCCGCGCATCAACCCCGGCTTTACCGGCCCCGACGGCCAGTTCAGCTTCCTCGATGCAGGCGTTATTGTGCTCGAAAACACCAAGAAAGGCTACCAGTACTCCCTGACCGGCCAACTGAAAAAGGACTTCGCCAACGGCCTGTACCTGACCACAGCCTACACCTACTCGCGGGCCAAGGACGTAACCTCGAACCCCGGCGAAATTGCCGCCGACGCCTTCCAGCGCAACCCAGTGGTGGGCAACGCCAACAACCCCCAACTAGCTTACAGCGACTTTGGCCTGCAGCACCGCATCATCGGGGCCGCCGGCAAGCGGTTTGCCTACGCCAACGACCGGCTGGCTACCACGCTGAGCTTCTTCTTCGAGGCCGCCCAGGGTAACCGCTTCACCTACACCTACGCCGGCGACATGAACCGTGACGGGATTCCCGGCAACGACCTGATTTTCGTGCCGGCTTCCCAGGACCAGATCCGGCTGGTGGACATCACCAACGGCCAGGGCGCAGTGCTGGTATCGGCGGCCCAGCAGTGGCAGCAGCTGGCCGCCTACATCCGGCAGGACGACTACCTGAATGAGCGCCGCGGCCAGTATGCCGAGCGCAACGGCAACCTGAGCCCCTGGTATACCCAGCTCGACGCCAAGCTGCTGCAGGATTTCTCGCTGAAGCTGGGTGAGAAGAAGCACACCTTCCAGCTCAGCCTCGATATTCAGAACCTGGGTAACCTGATTAGCTCCGATTGGGGCGTGCGGAAGCTGGTGGCCAACAACCGGCCGATTGAGTTTGTGGGCTACCAGGGCACGACCAACGTGCCCACCTACCAGTTCCGCGGCGGCAGCCAGACCTTCCTGAACAACACTGACCTAAACAGCCGCTGGCGTGCTCAGGTGGGCCTGCGCTACATCCTTGACTAA